Proteins encoded in a region of the Paucibacter sediminis genome:
- the phbB gene encoding acetoacetyl-CoA reductase: protein MSQKIAYVTGGMGGIGTAMCQRLHKEGFKVIAGCGPSRDFDKWISEQAALGYTFHVSVGNVADWDSTVAAFAKVKAEHGPIDVLVNNAGITRDGMFRKMSRADWDAVIDTNLNSMFNVTKQVIEDMLDRGWGRIINISSVNGEKGQFGQTNYSAAKAGMHGFTMALAQEVASKGVTVNTVSPGYIGTDMVKAIRQDVLDKIVATIPIKRLGTPEEIAAIVAWLAGEDSGFTTGADFSCNGGLHMG from the coding sequence ATGAGCCAGAAGATTGCATACGTGACCGGCGGTATGGGTGGCATCGGCACCGCGATGTGCCAGCGCCTGCACAAGGAAGGCTTCAAGGTCATCGCCGGCTGTGGCCCCAGCCGTGACTTCGACAAATGGATCAGCGAGCAGGCCGCGCTGGGCTACACCTTCCACGTCTCGGTGGGCAATGTGGCCGACTGGGATTCCACCGTGGCCGCCTTTGCCAAGGTCAAGGCCGAGCATGGCCCCATCGACGTGCTGGTGAACAACGCCGGCATCACGCGCGACGGCATGTTCCGCAAGATGAGCCGCGCCGACTGGGACGCGGTGATCGACACCAACCTAAACTCCATGTTCAACGTCACCAAGCAGGTGATCGAGGACATGCTGGACCGGGGCTGGGGCCGCATCATCAACATCTCCTCGGTGAACGGCGAGAAGGGTCAGTTCGGCCAGACCAACTACTCCGCCGCCAAGGCCGGCATGCACGGCTTCACGATGGCGCTGGCGCAGGAGGTGGCCAGCAAGGGCGTGACGGTCAACACCGTGAGCCCGGGCTATATCGGCACCGACATGGTCAAGGCAATCCGCCAGGACGTGCTGGACAAGATCGTCGCCACCATCCCCATCAAGCGCCTCGGCACCCCCGAGGAAATCGCGGCCATCGTGGCCTGGCTGGCGGGCGAGGATTCGGGCTTCACCACCGGTGCCGATTTCTCCTGCAATGGCGGATTGCACATGGGGTGA
- a CDS encoding IclR family transcriptional regulator — MSEPLESTLKPGDSYVQSFARGLSVIRAFSAEAPRQTLTEVAKRCGLTRAGARRILLTLETLGYVKADGRLFALTPKILDLGFAYLSSQPLWQFAEPVMQQLAGELKESCSAAVLEGGDIVYVLRVPARKIMSINLGVGSRLPAWCTSMGRVLLAGLPPAELEEQLARVQFHSHTARTARNLDELRTRIAQVRSQGWCLINQELEEGLVSLAAPIVDRNGQTIAALNVGAQVNRTPPEALLEQCLPRLLEAAQSISRLLQIKS; from the coding sequence ATGTCCGAGCCCCTTGAATCCACGCTGAAGCCCGGCGACAGCTATGTGCAGTCCTTCGCGCGCGGGCTCTCGGTGATACGCGCCTTCAGCGCCGAGGCGCCGCGCCAGACCCTCACCGAGGTGGCCAAGCGCTGCGGCCTCACGCGCGCCGGCGCGCGCCGCATCCTGCTGACGCTCGAAACCCTGGGCTATGTGAAGGCCGATGGCCGGCTGTTTGCCCTCACGCCCAAGATCCTGGACCTGGGCTTTGCCTACCTCAGCTCGCAGCCGCTGTGGCAGTTTGCCGAGCCGGTGATGCAGCAGCTCGCCGGCGAGCTCAAGGAGAGCTGCTCGGCCGCGGTGCTGGAGGGTGGCGACATCGTCTACGTGCTGCGCGTGCCGGCGCGCAAGATCATGAGCATCAACCTGGGCGTCGGCAGCCGCCTGCCGGCCTGGTGCACCTCGATGGGTCGGGTGCTGCTGGCCGGCCTGCCGCCGGCCGAGCTGGAGGAGCAGTTGGCGCGCGTGCAGTTCCACTCGCATACCGCGCGCACCGCGCGCAATCTGGACGAGCTGCGCACCCGCATCGCCCAGGTGCGCAGCCAGGGCTGGTGCCTGATCAACCAGGAGCTGGAAGAAGGCCTGGTCTCGCTGGCCGCACCGATCGTGGACCGCAACGGCCAGACCATCGCGGCGCTCAACGTCGGCGCGCAGGTGAATCGCACGCCGCCCGAGGCGCTGCTGGAGCAATGCCTGCCGCGCCTGCTGGAGGCGGCGCAGAGCATCTCCAGGCTGCTGCAGATCAAGTCCTGA